A window of Gossypium hirsutum isolate 1008001.06 chromosome D13, Gossypium_hirsutum_v2.1, whole genome shotgun sequence genomic DNA:
CGTTGCATCCCTATGATATTCCTACCCTTAGGAACTAACTTATCTTTCCTGATAACCAGGACTCATCTCTAACccaaaagggaaaagaaaaataaagtataTCCTGTATTACATATATATGCTTTTGAACTTGTACATACATAtgaaaatacatatgtatatatatacaccttTTGGATGAGGGTGATATAGTATGGCTTCACTTCCTCAATGTTGATCCTCTCTTCTGAAGAGGCAAAAATATGAACAATGATCACCCCTACCCTACTTATGCCATGAATCAAATGATGCTTGTGGTTAATAAATCTAACTCTGCATACATGCAGATGATTCACCACTAGAAAGAAGACTTTTCCCGAAGAAAAATTCCATAAAAAAGTTAAATAACTGTTATTTTCTGTGGAAGGACGGGCACAACTGAGTGCAAAAGGGGAACTGAGGTAGAAGCCTAAGGGTTAAGGCTCCCAAGGAGGGCTTGGACAGCTAGGAGAGAGGGGTGCCCCCTCAGACAGCCAGGAGAGGGGTGTCGCCAAGAAGGAACAATAAAAAGGGTAgctaaatttatattgaatttcccgTCAAGATGCAAGCTTCCCAAAAGTGCACAAGGGTCATAGGATGTTTGATAGGACGTTTGAATAACTTGCtaagtataaaattttcaaagcaatGCGCCATTTTTATGTCTTAACCTTTTAGGAACAGAAGACTCATAAGGCCCCTGATTTGAACTAATAGGCCAGAGGGTAAAGTAATAAAACTGAAGCAAATGTTATACCGTGAGACCAAAGACACAGTGAATGTAGTTAAGCTATGGTTAGTTGGTATAAACATGAGCAAGTATGAGAGGGTGTAAATTGATATTTTCCACCAATTTCAACGGAGTATAATTCAAATGCCGCTAAGCCACCTCTACCATGATACTATGATACAAGCAAACATTGCATATGATTCAGTAAGGAGAAAACTCTCAACAGTTTGTATTCTACTTAACTTATTGTACAACTTGCTAAactttgaaaattgaaatttatatagGAAAGGGAGAACAAAAACAGTAAACAAACAGGGAGAAAATAACAAACAATTTGCCAGGGCTCACAAAGAAAATCACAATATTCAATCTAGAAAATTAACTAACCCTTTTACACCCTCATGATGCTTTGTCCATCAGCTGAATCGGACTTAGAATATTAGCCTTGCTTGTCTCAACGATAGAACCGTTCATAACCATTTCCTCCAGCATGAAATGAGCCTTCTCTAAGTGGAACATGATATCTAGCTCACACTGCAATCAAATTTGATAAACAAAGAGCTATTGATGAGTAAAAGACACGAATATACAAATCCAGTCACTTTGAAGGGGTTTGAGACTAATACACATCTTCTTGGGGAAGAACTTACCACATTGCCAAAATGGCGGTCCATGGTTTCAACCAAGAGATGTATAAATTCCAATATTGCAAGCTCATTCTGCCACATTGAAGAATAAAAGGAGGATAAAAATGAATATAAGTTGGCAAGCAATAAGCAAACCGGAAAATATATAAGCATGAATCAGGTCTTGTTCATATTAAAATACCAACTTCTAATACATTTTCTCTTCCATGTTCCCCCCAAAATCAAGAACATATAAGCTAGATGCTTAATTACGTCTTTATTACAATTAAGTCCAACAGGCCAGCAAGCACACAACCCGGACTTTGACCCAAATCCATCAAGCTCAACAGCTCTGTCTAGGACCAAGAAGTACTTGAGGGTGTCCTCGGATCTCCAGAGGTTACACTGTCTGACACCTCAAAGACCACACAGGACCCAAATTCTATTATGAGGCCACTCAAAACTCCCACCACCAACAAAAAGGCAACTCATAGCAAGCAGTAGGTTGCCCGATAGCATTAACAGCTTCCTCCAAAGCTAAGGAAGGATAGCACCCTAAACACTCTTTGCTCATCATACGCTCAGTTTCAGACACCAAATTATGCTTTAGATCGAGACCCAGAGACCAACCTCCGATGCCCTCTTACCCTTTCCCTCCTCCACAAGATTTCAACCATTAAGGCATCCACCTTTATCAAAGGACATCAAACAATTACCAACATGATCTCAGggtaaaaacaaaataaaagaaacggAACTTACTTCATCATTGTCAACTCCAACTAAGAAAAACAGCGAAGCGTAACGCCTGTATACAATTTTGTAATTCCGATGCTCAACAAATGAACACTGTCACGAATTTAAGCAAATTAATAACTGGAAATTAATAAATAGAGCATAAATTCTGAAGTAACTAAAATCCTACACTTAAATTCTATggaattaaaatttgaatattccAAATCCCTAACAAACCGCGAACAGACAAAATTCCAATTAGAAAAATATGAAACAcggagtaaaaaaaaaaaggaaaaacatagAAAGTAAATATTAAGAACCTGTTGCTCGTTGCGGGCTAAGCACTTGCGGACGATCTCGCCTTCGAGGGCACGTCGTTCTTCGAGGGTGAGCCATTCATAGTATTGGGCAAGACGAGTCTGCCCTTGCTTGTTCACCATTAATATGAATCTGATTCCCATCTGTTTCGTTTTTTTCTTTCCTTGTTTCTCTTCCTGGATCTGAATCTCTATTTTCTCAAAGCCAAATTGACCACGTATTTTTGTTGCAGTTGTTGTGCTTAATGGAAAATTGCAGATTAGGACCAAATACTTTTCACGTTTTCATGCGCTAATAATTTCAACTTTTTATAGATTAATCCCTGTAGAGCTGTTCAAGAATCAAACTATTCATTCAAGTCCAAAATCTCATCTGGCAAAATTTTTAAGTCTTTGACCCGTTTAAAATATGAACAAACCTTAGACTCCAATATTCATAACTCAAGCTTCGCTTGGGCTAACTCCTTTTAAGgttataatatgatatatattatttaatttatatcatatTAAATATACTATgctgtaaaataaatattttaaaaaatatgttaaattatttttatttagaaatctAATAAATGTATATAATAATGGTAAATATATATTACTAGatattaaatctaaaaattatatttaaaaataaaaaaattatgggcATGTTTGAACCAGCTTCgattaatcatttataaatacAGACAAGTTTGACCAAAATTTGAGTTTCATGTTCCAGATCACACCAAGCTTAGGCTATTATAGATATTATCGGTATCACGTATAGACCTAACCCAAACTAAATTCAATCCGACCCATGAATATTTTTACCGGTCAATCCGTAAACATAAAATACAATGAGATTTTGCTTTACTATAAGGTTGAGGTCTAATTTATCTAAATCGTGtatgaattttcaattcaaattttaatttaatttatgtttagaCTCTATTATTATTGTACTTTATAATGGttgaatataattataattattaaaaaaatattatttgtaattataattattattgtattaattttagaaaatatgatataaaaaatataagtgaTTGAAACTTAATATAATGTAAATtgttaatttatcaaaaaaaaaggTGAATTACAATAATAGGACAAAGCCCGAACAACCAAAATGACTATAACTAAACAAGAACAATATAAGAGGATAAGTATATAAGATTCAAATCAAAATTATTCCAAAGTTCAAATTTATtgtataaaattgtataaaattacacaaaatcaaaattattgtataaaattatacattaaaccaAAGTTCATATGTAGTTTTGAAATCTATTCCAAATGCGAGGTATGCCTTGCATTTATCGAACTCTTTCCGAGCACTTAGAGAGATGATTGATGAGCAACCGAAGAATGGTCAAAACAGACTTGGCGTCATGACGACACAATGAAACCCCAAGATTAATGTGGCATCGATGTCGTGACGAGGAGAGCATGGATGTTACAATGTTTTCCCAACTTATGCAACCGCGTTTTGACAACCAAGCAGGACTATTTCTCTTAGTCAAACTTTGATACCCTCAAGGATATTTTAGTCGTTTTAGCCCTTTAAACTTAGTCTATTTAAATGGGTCTTACATACCTGTTTCAATTTAGACAATTAAAGATGTAGTACTATAGGTCTTTTCTTTAAAGGCGATAAGATGTAGTTGCAAATGAGTTTTAGCGAGAGTTTTCATGGTAGTTATTGAGAGAATTttgtacatttaggtttattttctccgTATTGTACTCTCATTTGTTTACTCATCtaatgaaaaactaaaatttcttttacccatgattttttatcctcttaactaagggttttccacgtaaatttATATTCTTGATCTTCTCTATTTTTCTCTTTCGTTATTGATTCGAGTTGATGCATAACACCGAACAACGATATGATAAttctaaaaagtaaaaatttcaattcaaaataaataataacaatcattaataaataagtagaaaaaaaaaagtacaatatatttcataataataaactGCCAGGATCTTACACAAAATAAACCATTCAAGGTTTATGGAAGAAGAACACTGAGTAGCAGACTATTATATAACTGTGGGCTAACCATTACTATTCgaagttttcattttcttttaatgtaGTTATATACATATCCAGAAGACAtgatgagtatatatatatatatgaatacaaaGGAATAtgtttttttggtgaattacagtAACAAGGTAAAGCTCGAACAACCAACTGACTAACGCGACTCGAATCTAGACCACACTTGGGCGGTAAACATCCTTAACCATCAGGTCATtcaatataaaagaatattttaaaaatagatatatctGTAGTAAACATATATCTATATCCAACACTCAACTTGAATTCCGAGTATTAGTGAGTTACCTTTTTGTCCGAACTCTTTTGGCTACCGTTTTCGTTACTCAACAAGTTGGTTGATGGTCTCAAAAAGCTGGGTTGATTTGTTGAAGAAAGAAGCCTTGCCCACATCCTATCTGTAATCACAACCTTGTTTTGTTTCTCGATAATTCGCTGCCCATAAAATCATCAAAGCATATTAATGACAGTGTTCAGTGGTTGCCTCCATAAACATGGATGACGCTATGAAATTGTTTTAAGAGCCAAAGACGAAATATAAATTATTggagtaaaatataattttaccattatactaatacataatttcatgaaaatttaaagGATTGAATGATAAATCTATCATTCTTGAGAGCCAAGTCTTAATTTTGTCTTCGTCCCTGAAACATGGACGTAAGTGTTTTCAAAGGAACAATAGAAAAGCTTAAGAAGCCTCGTGAACACAATGACCGAAAGTGatattaagttttgatggattttaattaaaaaattcaaacattttgggGTTTAAtgtgaattttcaaaaaatttagaggatttattcttttttaatttttataaaatcaatgatgatatttgaattttttaaaaacttttgtaatttaattagattttttgttaaaaatgagggacttaaataaaattttcaaaaagttttaagggcttaataatagttttctaaattttaaagggTATGCAAAGAACCAAAATAACTTATAGATTTCTAAATGAAAATCTGGATTAAAACTCGATAAAAATACCACGAAAGTCATTATATTAGAAGTTAGATTGTAATTTATCCATTTATTAAAAAGTGAGCAAATTAGCCCATATAGATtagattaaagaataaactagctgtttctattaaaaattttatcaatttctactgttaaaagCTGTCGTGGCTGATAAAATAACCAAACAGAGTTACACATGACATATCATGTGTACCTTATTTTAACATATAGAGACTAGttttaacattaaaaattgatgaaatttttaacaggaAAATTATtttgctctttaatttaatataaatatactaatttacattttttttaataaactcctaataaaaaaatttcataacacttttacttgattttaactcatttcaaattactcaaaatttgatACCAGTATCGTATATTAATATGTATAGCATGTTTGAACATGCCATGAATTTGCATCGAATACCAATAttgagaagaagaaaaatttgaGAGTCAGATCAGCAAAGTTGGAATTAACTCACGTTGAAAGGTATGTAAGTGTGCCTGCCATTGACAAGTCCGCTTGTGAAGCCAGTGTATCCCGCCATCGCTCCATGGACAGCACTTTGAGCCAGAAGTGTACAGTAAACATTATCCGATGCATTGCTTGGAACAGCACGAATCATATAAGTAGGATCTGCCCGAatacaaattatttaaaaaaaaaactttaataacTTCTTCCAACAACacttacatttttattggtaaaagtaccatgaagatATTTGTATTAAgagtttgattatattttatatttgtcattcaaataataataaattagtttttgtacatcagatcaaaaaataaattgatcatttttgttaaaaatttcatctatttttattgttaaaaactgacgTGATTAACGAAATAACCAGACAATATACCTCATGCCAACATACatgagtaaatttttaacagtaaaaatgaatGGAGTTTTTACCAAAAAatctaatttactttttaatatacGTACACAgtctaatttatcatttttagtagaaaattattaatacaattactTTTACCAAAACGAATCCTACTCTACTGACCTATATATTTGAGGTTTATGGGCATCTTTTGTTTTGAAAAGTGATCCTGAAAAAATGACGGTCCCAAGCCAATGAGTGAAGTTTCATATATCACGAGTATTAGACATGGATTAACATTTCGACGTATTGCAATCTCAAAAGATTTGGATAATTGATAATCGAGTTGGTAGCATATAGTAATACCTTGATACTTTGTGATATCCATAGCCCAACATCCTGGAGAAGCTTGTTTCCTGAAGCATCTGTCGTGGATTGAATGCTTTGGGAAAGTAGTTCCTGGCCTGCACCTTCTGCAATCACAATGACCATATGCCCATCTTCTTTAAGTCGTTTCTCAATGTATTCAAAAAGCCCTCCAGGTCCTTCAAGATAAAAAGGTGACTCTGGGATCAAGCAACAATCCACATCTCGGCTTGCTAATGTCGCATACATTGCAATAAAACCTGCCCATATTAGTTGGTTTAGACATTAGGTTACTCCGTCACGAATTAAGACATGAGTATGAAGATATAATATTTCAAGAAATATAGAATAacaataatttgataaaaaaatccttctagtttctttcaattttttaattgagtaaattggtcCCTTTCTAAAAAAATCAGAGCAATTTAATCATTGACAATTTCGAAAGTTAGCAGCTACGGATAATTAATCACGGCGTTAATGTTTTCCATTTATtgtacatgattttgattggtataataacaaatttagccctcaaaatttaaatgttctatcaatttgatcctaatttaacaaatttatccccGCAACATTTGTGT
This region includes:
- the LOC107931994 gene encoding AP-4 complex subunit sigma isoform X1, yielding MGIRFILMVNKQGQTRLAQYYEWLTLEERRALEGEIVRKCLARNEQQCSFVEHRNYKIVYRRYASLFFLVGVDNDENELAILEFIHLLVETMDRHFGNVCELDIMFHLEKAHFMLEEMVMNGSIVETSKANILSPIQLMDKAS
- the LOC107931994 gene encoding AP-4 complex subunit sigma isoform X2; translated protein: MGIRFILMVNKQGQTRLAQYYEWLTLEERRALEGEIVRKCLARNEQQCSFVEHRNYKIVYRRYASLFFLVGVDNDEVDALMVEILWRRERVRGHRRMSLQYWNLYISWLKPWTAILAMCVS